From a region of the Arvicanthis niloticus isolate mArvNil1 chromosome 6, mArvNil1.pat.X, whole genome shotgun sequence genome:
- the Gps1 gene encoding COP9 signalosome complex subunit 1 isoform X2 yields the protein MRGSPAPSSASSSASDLSRSPAHSRSDLRPGTSGDYSLSASLSACTLLSEGAVEPMQIDVDPQEDPQNAPDVNYVVENPTLDLEQYAASYSGLMRIERLQFIADRCPPLRVEALKMALSFVQRTFNVDMYEEIHRKLSEATRELQNAPDAIPESGVEPPPLDTAWVEATRKKALLKLEKLDTDLKNYKGNSIKESIRRGHDDLGDHYLDCGDLSNALKCYSRARDYCTSAKHVINMCLNVIKVSVYLQNWSHVLSYVSKAESTPEIAERGERDSQTQAILTKLKCAAGLAELAARKYKQAAKCFLLASFDHCDFPELLSPSNVAVYGGLCALATFDRQELQRNVISSSSFKLFLELEPQVRDIIFKFYESKYASCLKMLDEMKDNLLLDMYLAPHVRTLYTQIRNRALIQYFSPYVSADMHKMAAAFNTTVAALEDELTQLILEGLINARIDSHSKILYARDVDQRSTTFEKSLLMGKEFQRRAKAMILRAAVLRNQIHVKSPPREGSQGELTPANSQSRMSTNM from the exons ATGCGGGGCAGCCCGGCGCCCAGCTCTGCCTCGTCGTCGGCCTCCGACCTGAGCCGCAGCCCTGCGCACAGCAGGTCAGACTTGCGGCCCGGCACTTCGGGCGACTACAGCCTGAGCGCCAGCCTGTCGGCCTGCACGCTACTTTCCGAG GGGGCTGTGGAACCCATGCAGATTGATGTAGATCCGCAGGAAGATCCCCAGAATGCACCTGATGTCAACTACGTGGTGGAGAACCCCACCCTG GATCTGGAGCAGTATGCAGCCAGCTACAGTGGCCTGATGCGCATTGAGCGGTTACAGTTTATTGCTGACCGTTGCCCTCCACTGCGGGTAGAGGCCTTGAAAATGGCTCTATCCTTCGTGCAGAGGACCTTCAACGTGGACATGTATGAGGAGATACATCGGAAGCTCTCTGAGGCTACCAG GGAGCTACAGAATGCACCTGATGCCATCCCTGAGAGTGGAGTGGAGCCCCCACCCCTGGACACAGCCTGGGTGGAGGCCACTCGGAAGAAGGCCCTGTTGAAACTGGAGAAGCTGGACACGGACTTGAAGAATTATAAAGGCAATTCTATCAAAGAGAGCATCAG GCGCGGCCATGATGACCTGGGTGACCACTACCTGGACTGTGGGGATCTCAGCAATGCCCTCAAATGTTACTCACGAGCCCGAGACTACTGCACCAGTGCTAAGCATGTCATCAACATGTGCCTCAACGTCATCAAG GTCAGTGTCTACTTGCAAAACTGGTCTCATGTGTTAAGCTATGTCAGCAAGGCCGAGTCTACTCCAGAGATTGCTGAG CGCGGAGAGCGAGACAGCCAGACGCAAGCCATCCTCACCAAGCTCAAGTGTGCTGCAG GCTTGGCTGAGCTGGCTGCACGAAAGTATAAGCAAGCTGCTAAGTGCTTCCTTCTGGCTTCCTTTGATCACTGTGATTTTCCAGAG CTGCTGTCCCCTAGCAATGTGGCTGTCTATGGTGGCCTGTGTGCCTTAGCCACCTTTGACCGGCAGGAGCTGCAGCGCAACGTCATCTCCAGCAG CTCCTTCAAGttgttcctggagctggagccacaggtcAGAGACATCATCTTCAAGTTCTATGAGTCCAAGTATGCCTCGTGCTTGAAGATGTTGGACGAGATGAAG GACAACCTGCTCTTGGACATGTACCTGGCCCCTCACGTCAGGACACTGTACACTCAGATTCGTAATCGGGCTCTCATCCAA TACTTCAGCCCCTATGTATCAGCTGATATGCACAAGATGGCCGCAGCCTTCAACACAACAGTTGCAGCTCTGGAAGATGAGTTGACACAGCTCATCCTAGAGGGGCTTATTAATGCCCGCATCGACTCACACAGCAAG ATACTGTATGCTCGAGACGTGGACCAGCGCAGCACCACCTTTGAGAAGTCCCTGCTGATGGGCAAGGAGTTCCAGCGACGTGCCAAAGCCATGATTCTGAGAGCCGCCGTGCTACGCAACCAGATCCACGTCAAG
- the Gps1 gene encoding COP9 signalosome complex subunit 1 isoform X1, whose protein sequence is MRGSPAPSSASSSASDLSRSPAHSRSDLRPGTSGDYSLSASLSACTLLSEGAVEPMQIDVDPQEDPQNAPDVNYVVENPTLDLEQYAASYSGLMRIERLQFIADRCPPLRVEALKMALSFVQRTFNVDMYEEIHRKLSEATRELQNAPDAIPESGVEPPPLDTAWVEATRKKALLKLEKLDTDLKNYKGNSIKESIRRGHDDLGDHYLDCGDLSNALKCYSRARDYCTSAKHVINMCLNVIKVSVYLQNWSHVLSYVSKAESTPEIAEQRGERDSQTQAILTKLKCAAGLAELAARKYKQAAKCFLLASFDHCDFPELLSPSNVAVYGGLCALATFDRQELQRNVISSSSFKLFLELEPQVRDIIFKFYESKYASCLKMLDEMKDNLLLDMYLAPHVRTLYTQIRNRALIQYFSPYVSADMHKMAAAFNTTVAALEDELTQLILEGLINARIDSHSKILYARDVDQRSTTFEKSLLMGKEFQRRAKAMILRAAVLRNQIHVKSPPREGSQGELTPANSQSRMSTNM, encoded by the exons ATGCGGGGCAGCCCGGCGCCCAGCTCTGCCTCGTCGTCGGCCTCCGACCTGAGCCGCAGCCCTGCGCACAGCAGGTCAGACTTGCGGCCCGGCACTTCGGGCGACTACAGCCTGAGCGCCAGCCTGTCGGCCTGCACGCTACTTTCCGAG GGGGCTGTGGAACCCATGCAGATTGATGTAGATCCGCAGGAAGATCCCCAGAATGCACCTGATGTCAACTACGTGGTGGAGAACCCCACCCTG GATCTGGAGCAGTATGCAGCCAGCTACAGTGGCCTGATGCGCATTGAGCGGTTACAGTTTATTGCTGACCGTTGCCCTCCACTGCGGGTAGAGGCCTTGAAAATGGCTCTATCCTTCGTGCAGAGGACCTTCAACGTGGACATGTATGAGGAGATACATCGGAAGCTCTCTGAGGCTACCAG GGAGCTACAGAATGCACCTGATGCCATCCCTGAGAGTGGAGTGGAGCCCCCACCCCTGGACACAGCCTGGGTGGAGGCCACTCGGAAGAAGGCCCTGTTGAAACTGGAGAAGCTGGACACGGACTTGAAGAATTATAAAGGCAATTCTATCAAAGAGAGCATCAG GCGCGGCCATGATGACCTGGGTGACCACTACCTGGACTGTGGGGATCTCAGCAATGCCCTCAAATGTTACTCACGAGCCCGAGACTACTGCACCAGTGCTAAGCATGTCATCAACATGTGCCTCAACGTCATCAAG GTCAGTGTCTACTTGCAAAACTGGTCTCATGTGTTAAGCTATGTCAGCAAGGCCGAGTCTACTCCAGAGATTGCTGAG CAGCGCGGAGAGCGAGACAGCCAGACGCAAGCCATCCTCACCAAGCTCAAGTGTGCTGCAG GCTTGGCTGAGCTGGCTGCACGAAAGTATAAGCAAGCTGCTAAGTGCTTCCTTCTGGCTTCCTTTGATCACTGTGATTTTCCAGAG CTGCTGTCCCCTAGCAATGTGGCTGTCTATGGTGGCCTGTGTGCCTTAGCCACCTTTGACCGGCAGGAGCTGCAGCGCAACGTCATCTCCAGCAG CTCCTTCAAGttgttcctggagctggagccacaggtcAGAGACATCATCTTCAAGTTCTATGAGTCCAAGTATGCCTCGTGCTTGAAGATGTTGGACGAGATGAAG GACAACCTGCTCTTGGACATGTACCTGGCCCCTCACGTCAGGACACTGTACACTCAGATTCGTAATCGGGCTCTCATCCAA TACTTCAGCCCCTATGTATCAGCTGATATGCACAAGATGGCCGCAGCCTTCAACACAACAGTTGCAGCTCTGGAAGATGAGTTGACACAGCTCATCCTAGAGGGGCTTATTAATGCCCGCATCGACTCACACAGCAAG ATACTGTATGCTCGAGACGTGGACCAGCGCAGCACCACCTTTGAGAAGTCCCTGCTGATGGGCAAGGAGTTCCAGCGACGTGCCAAAGCCATGATTCTGAGAGCCGCCGTGCTACGCAACCAGATCCACGTCAAG
- the Gps1 gene encoding COP9 signalosome complex subunit 1 isoform X3 — protein MPLPVQVFNLQGAVEPMQIDVDPQEDPQNAPDVNYVVENPTLDLEQYAASYSGLMRIERLQFIADRCPPLRVEALKMALSFVQRTFNVDMYEEIHRKLSEATRELQNAPDAIPESGVEPPPLDTAWVEATRKKALLKLEKLDTDLKNYKGNSIKESIRRGHDDLGDHYLDCGDLSNALKCYSRARDYCTSAKHVINMCLNVIKVSVYLQNWSHVLSYVSKAESTPEIAEQRGERDSQTQAILTKLKCAAGLAELAARKYKQAAKCFLLASFDHCDFPELLSPSNVAVYGGLCALATFDRQELQRNVISSSSFKLFLELEPQVRDIIFKFYESKYASCLKMLDEMKDNLLLDMYLAPHVRTLYTQIRNRALIQYFSPYVSADMHKMAAAFNTTVAALEDELTQLILEGLINARIDSHSKILYARDVDQRSTTFEKSLLMGKEFQRRAKAMILRAAVLRNQIHVKSPPREGSQGELTPANSQSRMSTNM, from the exons ATGCCGCTGCCGGTTCAGGTGTTTAACTTGCAG GGGGCTGTGGAACCCATGCAGATTGATGTAGATCCGCAGGAAGATCCCCAGAATGCACCTGATGTCAACTACGTGGTGGAGAACCCCACCCTG GATCTGGAGCAGTATGCAGCCAGCTACAGTGGCCTGATGCGCATTGAGCGGTTACAGTTTATTGCTGACCGTTGCCCTCCACTGCGGGTAGAGGCCTTGAAAATGGCTCTATCCTTCGTGCAGAGGACCTTCAACGTGGACATGTATGAGGAGATACATCGGAAGCTCTCTGAGGCTACCAG GGAGCTACAGAATGCACCTGATGCCATCCCTGAGAGTGGAGTGGAGCCCCCACCCCTGGACACAGCCTGGGTGGAGGCCACTCGGAAGAAGGCCCTGTTGAAACTGGAGAAGCTGGACACGGACTTGAAGAATTATAAAGGCAATTCTATCAAAGAGAGCATCAG GCGCGGCCATGATGACCTGGGTGACCACTACCTGGACTGTGGGGATCTCAGCAATGCCCTCAAATGTTACTCACGAGCCCGAGACTACTGCACCAGTGCTAAGCATGTCATCAACATGTGCCTCAACGTCATCAAG GTCAGTGTCTACTTGCAAAACTGGTCTCATGTGTTAAGCTATGTCAGCAAGGCCGAGTCTACTCCAGAGATTGCTGAG CAGCGCGGAGAGCGAGACAGCCAGACGCAAGCCATCCTCACCAAGCTCAAGTGTGCTGCAG GCTTGGCTGAGCTGGCTGCACGAAAGTATAAGCAAGCTGCTAAGTGCTTCCTTCTGGCTTCCTTTGATCACTGTGATTTTCCAGAG CTGCTGTCCCCTAGCAATGTGGCTGTCTATGGTGGCCTGTGTGCCTTAGCCACCTTTGACCGGCAGGAGCTGCAGCGCAACGTCATCTCCAGCAG CTCCTTCAAGttgttcctggagctggagccacaggtcAGAGACATCATCTTCAAGTTCTATGAGTCCAAGTATGCCTCGTGCTTGAAGATGTTGGACGAGATGAAG GACAACCTGCTCTTGGACATGTACCTGGCCCCTCACGTCAGGACACTGTACACTCAGATTCGTAATCGGGCTCTCATCCAA TACTTCAGCCCCTATGTATCAGCTGATATGCACAAGATGGCCGCAGCCTTCAACACAACAGTTGCAGCTCTGGAAGATGAGTTGACACAGCTCATCCTAGAGGGGCTTATTAATGCCCGCATCGACTCACACAGCAAG ATACTGTATGCTCGAGACGTGGACCAGCGCAGCACCACCTTTGAGAAGTCCCTGCTGATGGGCAAGGAGTTCCAGCGACGTGCCAAAGCCATGATTCTGAGAGCCGCCGTGCTACGCAACCAGATCCACGTCAAG
- the Gps1 gene encoding COP9 signalosome complex subunit 1 isoform X4 produces the protein MPLPVQVFNLQGAVEPMQIDVDPQEDPQNAPDVNYVVENPTLDLEQYAASYSGLMRIERLQFIADRCPPLRVEALKMALSFVQRTFNVDMYEEIHRKLSEATRELQNAPDAIPESGVEPPPLDTAWVEATRKKALLKLEKLDTDLKNYKGNSIKESIRRGHDDLGDHYLDCGDLSNALKCYSRARDYCTSAKHVINMCLNVIKVSVYLQNWSHVLSYVSKAESTPEIAERGERDSQTQAILTKLKCAAGLAELAARKYKQAAKCFLLASFDHCDFPELLSPSNVAVYGGLCALATFDRQELQRNVISSSSFKLFLELEPQVRDIIFKFYESKYASCLKMLDEMKDNLLLDMYLAPHVRTLYTQIRNRALIQYFSPYVSADMHKMAAAFNTTVAALEDELTQLILEGLINARIDSHSKILYARDVDQRSTTFEKSLLMGKEFQRRAKAMILRAAVLRNQIHVKSPPREGSQGELTPANSQSRMSTNM, from the exons ATGCCGCTGCCGGTTCAGGTGTTTAACTTGCAG GGGGCTGTGGAACCCATGCAGATTGATGTAGATCCGCAGGAAGATCCCCAGAATGCACCTGATGTCAACTACGTGGTGGAGAACCCCACCCTG GATCTGGAGCAGTATGCAGCCAGCTACAGTGGCCTGATGCGCATTGAGCGGTTACAGTTTATTGCTGACCGTTGCCCTCCACTGCGGGTAGAGGCCTTGAAAATGGCTCTATCCTTCGTGCAGAGGACCTTCAACGTGGACATGTATGAGGAGATACATCGGAAGCTCTCTGAGGCTACCAG GGAGCTACAGAATGCACCTGATGCCATCCCTGAGAGTGGAGTGGAGCCCCCACCCCTGGACACAGCCTGGGTGGAGGCCACTCGGAAGAAGGCCCTGTTGAAACTGGAGAAGCTGGACACGGACTTGAAGAATTATAAAGGCAATTCTATCAAAGAGAGCATCAG GCGCGGCCATGATGACCTGGGTGACCACTACCTGGACTGTGGGGATCTCAGCAATGCCCTCAAATGTTACTCACGAGCCCGAGACTACTGCACCAGTGCTAAGCATGTCATCAACATGTGCCTCAACGTCATCAAG GTCAGTGTCTACTTGCAAAACTGGTCTCATGTGTTAAGCTATGTCAGCAAGGCCGAGTCTACTCCAGAGATTGCTGAG CGCGGAGAGCGAGACAGCCAGACGCAAGCCATCCTCACCAAGCTCAAGTGTGCTGCAG GCTTGGCTGAGCTGGCTGCACGAAAGTATAAGCAAGCTGCTAAGTGCTTCCTTCTGGCTTCCTTTGATCACTGTGATTTTCCAGAG CTGCTGTCCCCTAGCAATGTGGCTGTCTATGGTGGCCTGTGTGCCTTAGCCACCTTTGACCGGCAGGAGCTGCAGCGCAACGTCATCTCCAGCAG CTCCTTCAAGttgttcctggagctggagccacaggtcAGAGACATCATCTTCAAGTTCTATGAGTCCAAGTATGCCTCGTGCTTGAAGATGTTGGACGAGATGAAG GACAACCTGCTCTTGGACATGTACCTGGCCCCTCACGTCAGGACACTGTACACTCAGATTCGTAATCGGGCTCTCATCCAA TACTTCAGCCCCTATGTATCAGCTGATATGCACAAGATGGCCGCAGCCTTCAACACAACAGTTGCAGCTCTGGAAGATGAGTTGACACAGCTCATCCTAGAGGGGCTTATTAATGCCCGCATCGACTCACACAGCAAG ATACTGTATGCTCGAGACGTGGACCAGCGCAGCACCACCTTTGAGAAGTCCCTGCTGATGGGCAAGGAGTTCCAGCGACGTGCCAAAGCCATGATTCTGAGAGCCGCCGTGCTACGCAACCAGATCCACGTCAAG
- the Rfng gene encoding beta-1,3-N-acetylglucosaminyltransferase radical fringe yields MSRARRVLCRACLALAAVLAVLLLLPLPLPLPPPLPRAPALDPGRVPTRSLTLEVSRLQPDDVFIAVKTTRKNHGPRLRLLLRTWISRAPRQTFIFTDGDDPELQLLAGGRMINTNCSAVRTRQALCCKMSVEYDTFIESGRKWFCHVDDDNYVNPKSLLHLLSTFSSNQDIYLGRPSLDHPIEATERVQGGGTSNTVKFWFATGGAGFCLSRGLALKMSPWASLGSFMSTAERVRLPDDCTVGYIVEGLLGARLLRSPLFHSHLENLQRLPSTAVLQQVTLSYGGPENPHNVVNVAGSFSIQQDPTRFQSVHCLLYPDTHWCPVKNRVEEAFP; encoded by the exons ATGAGCCGTGCGCGGCGGGTGCTGTGCCGGGCCTGCCTCGCGCTGGCCGCGGTCCTGGCTGTGTTGCTGCtcctgccgctgccgctgccgctacCGCCGCCGCTGCCTCGCGCGCCGGCACTGGACCCCGGTCGGGTCCCGACCCGGAGCCTGACCCTCGAGGTCTCCCGCCTGCAACCCGACGACGTCTTCATTGCAGTCAAGACCACTCGGAAGAACCACGGCCCGCGCCTGCGGCTGCTGCTGCGTACCTGGATCTCACGAGCCCCACGGCAG ACGTTCATTTTCACCGATGGAGACGaccctgagctccagctgctggCAG GCGGCCGCATGATCAACACCAATTGCTCTGCTGTGCGCACCCGCCAAGCGCTGTGCTGTAAAATGTCAGTGGAATACGATACGTTCATAGAATCTGGACGAAA ATGGTTCTGCCACGTGGATGATGACAACTACGTGAACCCCAAAAGCCTGCTGCACCtgctttccaccttctcttccaacCAGGACATCTACCTGGGGCGACCCAGTCTGGACCACCCCATCGAAGCCACAGAGAGGGTCCAGGGCGGTGGCACC TCAAACACAGTGAAATTCTGGTTTGCTACTGGTGGGGCTGGGTTCTGCCTGAGCAGGGGCCTTGCCCTCAAAATGAGCCCATGGGCCAG CCTAGGCAGTTTCATGAGCACAGCAGAGCGTGTTCGGCTGCCTGATGACTGCACAGTAGGATACATTGTGGAAGGACTTCTGGGTGCCCGTCTGCTCCGTAGCCCCCTGTTCCACTCCCACCTGGAAAACCTGCAGAGGCTGCCGTCTACTGCCGTTCTGCAGCAG GTTACCCTGAGCTATGGGGGTCCTGAGAACCCACATAACGTGGTGAATGTAGCTGGAAGCTTCAGCATACAACAGGACCCAACACG ATTTCAGTCTGTGCACTGCCTTCTCTACCCAGACACCCACTGGTGTCCCGTGAAGAACAGGGTTGAGGAAGCTTTTCCGTAA